In Dromaius novaehollandiae isolate bDroNov1 chromosome 4, bDroNov1.hap1, whole genome shotgun sequence, a single genomic region encodes these proteins:
- the SFRP2 gene encoding secreted frizzled-related protein 2 — MQRRLCALLLLASQCLGSAAGLFPFGEPDFSYKRSNCKPIPAPMLLCRGIEYQSMRLPNLLGHETVQEVLEQASTWIPLVQKQCHPDTRKFLCSLFAPVCIDDLDEIIQPCHSLCEEVKESCAPVMSAFGFPWPDMLDCSRFPKDNDLCIPLASSDHILPVTREAPKVCDACKNKNEDDNDIVENLCKNDFALKIKVKEIAYINGDTKITPETKSKTIYKLNGLTERDLRKIVLWLKGGLQCTCDEMNDINVPYLVMGQKQAGELVITSLKRWQKGQRAFKRFSRSIRKLQC; from the exons ATGCAGCGCCGCCTctgcgccctgctgctgctggcctcccaGTGCCTGGGCTCGGCCGCGGGGCTCTTCCCCTTCGGGGAGCCCGACTTCTCCTACAAGCGCTCCAACTGCAAGCCCATCCCCGCCCCGATGCTGCTGTGCCGCGGCATCGAGTACCAGAGCATGCGGCTGCCCAACCTGCTGGGGCACGAGACGGtgcaggaggtgctggagcaggccTCCACCTGGATCCCGCTGGTGCAGAAGCAGTGCCACCCCGACACCAGGAAGTTCCTCTGCTCCCTCTTCGCCCCCGTCTGCATCGACGACCTGGACGAGATCATCCAGCCCTGCCACTCGCTCTGCGAGGAGGTGAAGGAGAGCTGCGCCCCGGTGATGTCCGCCTTCGGCTTCCCCTGGCCCGACATGCTGGACTGCAGCCGCTTCCCCAAGGACAACGACCTGTGCATCCCCCTGGCCAGCAGCGACCACATCCTCCCGGTCACCAGGGAAG CACCTAAGGTCTGCGATGcctgcaaaaacaaaaatgaagatgaTAATGACATTGTGGAAAACCTCTGCAAAAATGACTTTG CCTTGAAGATAAAAGTGAAGGAGATTGCCTACATCAATGGGGATACCAAGATCACCCCTGAAACAAAGAGCAAAACCATCTATAAGCTGAACGGGCTGACGGAAAGGGATCTGAGGAAGATTGTGCTCTGGCTCAAAGGTGGCCTCCAGTGTACCTGTGATGAGATGAACGACATCAATGTCCCCTACTTGGTGATGGGGCAAAAGCAAGCTGGGGAACTGGTGATCACCTCACTGAAGCGGTGGCAGAAAGGGCAGCGGGCTTTTAAGCGGTTCTCCCGCAGCATCCGCAAACTGCAGTGTtag